The DNA segment GGCTGTCTGTGTATCACCATAGGCAGTAACCAGCAGGAAGAAAAGTTAAAAAATATTTTTGGCAAGGCATCAACACTGGCAGCACGTGACTACGACGACTTCCTTCACAATATTCGCCCGGCATTGCTGCGGGCTGTGGCGCAGACAAGGGCTGGTTAGGCATGTTGTTACAGTATAGCAATGCCCCCTTCAAACAACTCCTCAAGAAGATGATCTTGCCTTCGGCTATTGTTTATGCTAATGAAATTAATCATTAACAGGATTTACACACAGGGGCCTTTCACCCCATAAATTCACGCCCATGCCGGGTGTTACACCATTTGTTGCAGTTGACAGCGCAAAAGACGGGCGGAAACTTAGCAATACGAACCCAGCAGGAGATACTGACGATGCAAATACCCTATAATTGGGGAGCTACTCCGGATGAGCTTTTACTACAATTCCCCTGCGATCGGTTCGTTCAAAAACCTTATACCGCTTATTACCGGGGGATAACGATTAACGCATCTGCCAAAACTCTATTCCCCTGGCTTTGCCAGATGCGGGTTGCTCCTTACAGCTACGATTGGATTGATAATTTCGGACGTCAAAGTCCTCAGAAACTGATCTTGGGCTTAGACAATCTTGTAATTGGCCAAAACTTGATGTTCATTTTTGAATTAATTGACTTCGAGCAAAACCGATACATAACACTCAGACTCAAGCCGAACAAAATAGGATTTCGAGTTTTGGGAGACTGCCTGGTAAGTTATCTCATTGTTTCACAGGGCCGGAACACCTGTCGTCTTCTGGTCAAATTGACGCTCAAATATTCCCCGGGTCTTCTACATTGGTTGGTGCGTACATTCTCGGTGTGGGGAGATTTTATTATGATGCGTCGTCAATTGCTTAATTTTAAGTTTCTCTCCGAACAATCACAGAAGGAAGTATCAGGGACGAAAGACATAAGTGTTGCATCATAAATATTCATATCGATATCAATAATAATTAAAGGTAATGTTTAAGTAAAGATATAAACATGTTATTAACGGATACGCAGAAAGAGCGGTACAACCGCAACATTCAGATAAAAGGGTTCGGCGAGGATGGGCAGAAAAAGTTACTGTCTTCCAGTGTTCTCGTAATAGGTGCGGGAGGACTGGGTTCGTCTGCAATACTGTATCTTGCTGCTGCCGGGATCGGTACGCTGGGCATTGCGGACGGTGATATAGTTGACTTATCCAATCTGCAACGGCAGATACTTCATACCGTATCCGATATTGGAAAACTTAAGGCAGTTTCTGCAAAGGAAAAGATAGAAAGATTAAATCCCGAAGTGAAAATATTCACATACCCGAAAAAGATTATTGCGGAAAATATCGGAACCATTATTCACGATTATGATTTTATTGTAGAATGCTCAGATAACAGTACTTGCAAATTTCTTACTAACGATATGTGCGTATTGCTGCAAAAGCCGTTTTCG comes from the Pseudomonadota bacterium genome and includes:
- a CDS encoding HesA/MoeB/ThiF family protein; protein product: MLLTDTQKERYNRNIQIKGFGEDGQKKLLSSSVLVIGAGGLGSSAILYLAAAGIGTLGIADGDIVDLSNLQRQILHTVSDIGKLKAVSAKEKIERLNPEVKIFTYPKKIIAENIGTIIHDYDFIVECSDNSTCKFLTNDMCVLLQKPFSYCGVQGSLGQIMTYAPGYACVRCVFEEPIPGASPTSRDIGILGAVAGTFGALQAGEAIKFLAGYGKPLTGTMLQLDLKDGTFKRKTVKRDKKCPICGHKR